A genomic window from Longimicrobium sp. includes:
- a CDS encoding phospholipase D-like domain-containing protein, with protein MNPSFPSRRLAVAAAAALALVACDAGPRVVAPARESIPAPQAPSRVMAAATSGTVRMEAHFTDLRAGATQDMSILNHVIYLIDNAPAGSTIRTAIHNISANVVQAALQRAKDRGVTVYVVMSGNHHPGDPADDDDTSPENLQAYLDGGSGTRFRWCVNGGTYTGEGWDGCIARHASAIMHSKLFLFSRTKDATGVLRDNVSWFGSANLTYATGANTYNNTVTVYGDKTLYDNFVNKYWAPLWAKASYANNDFYDSSSGRGYFGGSTFNLQVYASPEQETDLVYNRINYVEPDTACAIRVAEAMFNDTRNNVAQLLVSKKQQGCWVSVAVGSIGSQVLATLRNAGIAVRRINTHDKFILVKGRYAGSTTTRRIVFTGSHNLSHSANYLNDELFVKLEDDTIYAAFRYSWERMTADEDVYTYP; from the coding sequence ATGAATCCATCATTCCCCAGCCGCCGCCTTGCCGTGGCCGCGGCGGCCGCGCTCGCGCTCGTCGCCTGCGACGCCGGGCCGCGTGTCGTCGCACCCGCGCGCGAGTCCATCCCCGCTCCGCAAGCGCCCTCGCGGGTGATGGCCGCGGCCACCTCCGGCACCGTGCGGATGGAGGCGCACTTCACCGACCTGCGCGCCGGGGCCACGCAGGACATGTCCATCCTCAACCACGTCATCTACCTGATCGACAACGCCCCGGCGGGCTCCACCATCCGCACGGCCATCCACAACATCAGCGCGAACGTGGTGCAGGCGGCGCTGCAGCGGGCGAAGGACCGCGGCGTGACGGTGTACGTGGTGATGAGCGGCAACCATCACCCGGGCGACCCCGCGGACGACGACGACACCTCGCCGGAGAACCTGCAGGCGTATCTGGACGGCGGATCGGGAACGCGCTTCCGCTGGTGCGTGAACGGGGGCACCTACACGGGCGAGGGATGGGATGGATGCATCGCGCGCCACGCCAGCGCCATCATGCACTCCAAGCTGTTCCTTTTCAGCCGGACCAAGGACGCCACGGGCGTGCTGCGCGACAACGTGAGCTGGTTCGGGTCCGCCAACCTCACGTACGCCACCGGCGCCAACACGTACAACAACACGGTGACGGTGTACGGCGACAAGACGCTGTACGACAACTTCGTGAACAAATACTGGGCGCCGCTGTGGGCCAAGGCCAGCTATGCCAACAACGACTTCTACGACTCGTCGTCGGGACGTGGATATTTCGGCGGAAGCACCTTCAACCTGCAGGTGTACGCGTCGCCGGAGCAGGAGACGGACCTGGTCTACAACCGCATCAACTACGTGGAGCCCGACACCGCCTGCGCCATCCGCGTGGCCGAGGCCATGTTCAACGACACGCGCAACAACGTCGCGCAGCTGCTGGTATCCAAGAAGCAGCAGGGGTGCTGGGTCTCGGTCGCGGTGGGCTCCATCGGATCGCAGGTGCTGGCCACGCTGCGCAACGCGGGGATCGCCGTACGCAGGATCAACACGCACGACAAGTTCATCCTGGTGAAGGGCCGCTATGCGGGGTCCACGACGACGCGGCGCATCGTGTTCACCGGCTCGCACAACCTGTCGCACTCGGCCAACTACCTCAACGACGAGCTGTTCGTAAAGCTGGAGGACGACACCATCTACGCCGCCTTCCGCTACTCGTGGGAGCGCATGACGGCCGACGAGGACGTCTACACCTATCCCTGA
- a CDS encoding alpha-keto acid decarboxylase family protein: MSGPVGDRWTVARYLSARLAELGVTDLFGVPGNHLGPFLPVARQAGIRWVGNCNEINGGYAADGYARATGRLGAVAVTYGVGALSVIQPVGGAYVEQIPLVVITGAPTYEQWQNLKAIGLLTSHMSPNTRSNVDAFRQVTADAQVVTSSRMAPVQIDGVLTACLTERRPVYLEVWENVWDGECDPPAGPVTARPRPTSAAMDRMRTAAVDEAVALMEKLGCPILWGGEEIDRYGLRAEFESLVDATGLPFCTTIGGKSVMSENHPLFHGVYNGKASLPEIYRMFQDVAGCRVGLGSWATSKNLGGTRSVGDDWIVAAHQGVSVGPRYFPDVKLGEFITSLRDALVQRRITAESADAPADYYSATEGSREEAVGEPAAAPSADEGLTYDGFFARISAFLDASASGEGTAATSPYVVVSDAGFSLLGSQNLKMPQPRTYFCQGSWLAIGYSVGAVTGVKAALPEKRALVFVGDGSFQETCQELSTHTRLRQDNVVFVMNNDDFYGIEQMLVHPCFYDPASGEEAGFYNVLHKWKYSRLAEVFSGPDTPMTGVVVGTHGELNALLGRLADEGDAINAGPVLVQVRLPREDYPRAIHYEVKKNCGSGKH, from the coding sequence GTGAGCGGCCCCGTTGGCGATCGGTGGACGGTGGCGCGCTACCTGTCGGCGCGCCTGGCGGAGCTGGGCGTCACCGACCTGTTCGGCGTTCCGGGCAACCACCTGGGCCCCTTTCTTCCCGTGGCGCGCCAGGCCGGCATCCGCTGGGTGGGCAACTGCAACGAGATCAACGGCGGGTACGCGGCGGATGGGTACGCGCGGGCGACGGGGCGGCTGGGCGCCGTCGCCGTCACCTACGGTGTGGGCGCGCTGTCCGTCATTCAGCCCGTGGGCGGCGCGTACGTGGAGCAGATTCCGCTCGTGGTCATCACCGGCGCGCCGACGTACGAGCAGTGGCAGAACCTGAAGGCCATCGGCCTGCTGACCAGCCACATGAGCCCGAACACGCGCAGCAACGTCGACGCCTTCCGGCAGGTGACGGCGGATGCGCAGGTGGTTACCAGCAGCCGCATGGCGCCCGTGCAGATCGACGGTGTGCTGACGGCGTGCCTGACGGAGCGGCGTCCCGTCTATCTCGAAGTTTGGGAGAACGTGTGGGACGGGGAGTGCGACCCGCCCGCCGGCCCCGTCACCGCTCGCCCTCGGCCCACTTCCGCAGCCATGGACCGGATGCGGACGGCCGCGGTTGACGAGGCGGTCGCGCTGATGGAAAAGCTGGGGTGCCCCATCCTGTGGGGCGGGGAAGAGATCGACCGCTACGGCCTTCGCGCGGAGTTCGAGTCGCTGGTCGACGCCACGGGGCTGCCGTTCTGCACTACCATCGGCGGCAAGTCCGTGATGTCGGAGAACCACCCGCTGTTCCACGGCGTGTACAACGGCAAGGCCAGCCTGCCGGAGATCTACCGGATGTTCCAGGACGTCGCGGGTTGCCGCGTGGGGCTGGGGTCGTGGGCCACCTCCAAGAACCTGGGCGGCACCCGCTCCGTGGGCGACGACTGGATCGTGGCGGCGCACCAGGGCGTCAGCGTGGGGCCGCGCTACTTCCCGGACGTCAAGCTGGGCGAGTTCATCACCAGCCTGCGCGACGCGCTGGTGCAGCGTCGGATCACCGCGGAGAGCGCGGATGCCCCGGCGGACTACTACAGTGCAACGGAGGGCTCGCGCGAGGAGGCCGTGGGCGAGCCGGCCGCCGCGCCCTCCGCCGACGAGGGGCTCACCTACGACGGATTTTTCGCGCGGATCAGCGCCTTCCTGGACGCGTCCGCGTCGGGCGAGGGCACCGCGGCCACGTCGCCGTACGTGGTGGTCTCGGACGCCGGCTTTTCGCTGCTGGGCTCGCAGAACCTGAAGATGCCGCAGCCGCGCACCTACTTCTGCCAGGGCTCGTGGCTGGCCATCGGCTACTCGGTGGGCGCGGTCACGGGGGTGAAGGCGGCGCTGCCGGAGAAGCGGGCGCTGGTGTTCGTGGGCGACGGATCGTTCCAGGAAACCTGCCAGGAGCTTTCCACCCACACGCGGCTGCGGCAGGACAACGTGGTCTTCGTGATGAACAACGACGACTTCTACGGCATCGAGCAGATGCTGGTGCACCCGTGCTTCTACGATCCCGCCTCGGGCGAGGAGGCCGGCTTCTACAACGTGCTCCACAAGTGGAAGTACAGCCGGCTGGCGGAGGTGTTCTCCGGCCCCGACACGCCGATGACGGGCGTGGTGGTAGGCACGCACGGCGAGTTGAACGCGCTGCTCGGCCGGCTGGCGGACGAGGGCGACGCCATCAACGCCGGCCCCGTGCTGGTGCAGGTGCGCCTGCCGCGGGAGGACTATCCGCGCGCCATCCACTACGAGGTGAAGAAGAACTGCGGCTCCGGCAAGCACTGA
- a CDS encoding VOC family protein — protein sequence MATRTSRKIFVNLAVKDLARSVEFFTKLGFSFNQQFTDETATCMIVSDEAFVMLLVHGRFQDFTKKQIVDSTTQTEVLVALSAESREDVDAMVHTALASGGSPANDPQDHGFMYGWSFQDPDGHIWEVVWMNPAHVQG from the coding sequence ATGGCGACCCGAACCTCCCGCAAGATCTTCGTGAACCTCGCCGTAAAGGACCTCGCCCGGTCCGTGGAATTCTTTACGAAGCTCGGCTTCAGCTTCAACCAGCAGTTCACCGACGAGACGGCCACCTGCATGATCGTCAGCGACGAGGCGTTCGTGATGCTGCTGGTGCACGGACGCTTCCAGGATTTCACGAAGAAGCAGATCGTGGATTCCACCACGCAGACGGAGGTGCTCGTGGCGCTTTCCGCCGAAAGCAGGGAAGACGTGGACGCGATGGTCCACACGGCGCTGGCGTCCGGCGGCTCGCCCGCAAACGATCCGCAGGACCACGGGTTCATGTACGGCTGGAGCTTCCAGGACCCGGACGGCCACATCTGGGAAGTGGTCTGGATGAATCCCGCGCACGTCCAGGGCTGA
- a CDS encoding flavin monoamine oxidase family protein has product MTETEKLDPERWATCVKLARTLLMVGDDDGDLVLKYLDVLIDRGLTKTDKPKKVLVVGAGIAGLVSAWLLKEAGHHVTIIEANGNRVGGRLKTFRYDQWRPDLPAPFRDPRQYAEAGAMRLPNFHPLVLALVDKLGLKRRLFYNVDVKPGTGSGTVPPVVYKSFTGQEWRNGPDVPFTPPDKVNNAWIRVNGKQVRKSEYEKDPRAINATFGMPEDLRSKTTNQLVNDVVDKVRDYYSTVDPVTRERKSKPFGEWVEGWARVIYDFDQYSMWGFLKEHGKFADGTIEAVGTIENLTSRLPLSFFHSFLGRSDINPKATYWEIEGGSWRLPYAFLSFLRDEIVMGRRLVQMEYWHPDRDCSGCTHVGPDGPAVWIKTVDEHADEDRGGSRPPPEFQEFTGDVAIVTIPFSSLRHVIVDPLFSYKKGRAVIELHYDSATKVLLEFSKRWWEFSEADWKREMNAIRPGLYEEHASESQAKGTALLGADPDVDETRIAKREKAFYAELRHQEAPDREATHVFGGGSITDNPNRFMYYPSHPVPGSDGGVVLASYSWADDAARWDSMSDDERYAFALRGLQSLHGRRIEVFYTGKGQTQSWLRNRYAFGEAAVFTPGQVTQLHLHIPTVEGPVHFAGEHTSLKHAWIEGSLESAVRVALEVNGEVSA; this is encoded by the coding sequence ATGACCGAAACCGAGAAGCTGGACCCCGAGCGCTGGGCAACCTGCGTGAAGCTCGCCCGCACCCTGCTGATGGTAGGCGACGACGACGGCGACCTGGTGCTCAAGTACCTGGACGTCCTGATCGACCGCGGGCTGACGAAGACCGACAAGCCGAAGAAGGTGCTGGTCGTGGGCGCGGGGATCGCGGGGCTGGTTTCCGCGTGGCTGCTGAAGGAAGCCGGCCACCACGTCACCATCATCGAGGCCAACGGCAACCGCGTGGGCGGACGGCTGAAGACCTTTCGCTACGACCAGTGGCGCCCGGACCTGCCGGCGCCCTTCCGCGATCCGCGCCAGTACGCCGAGGCCGGCGCCATGCGGCTTCCCAACTTCCACCCGCTGGTCCTTGCCCTGGTGGACAAGCTGGGGCTGAAGCGCCGCCTGTTCTACAACGTCGACGTAAAGCCCGGCACCGGCAGCGGCACCGTGCCCCCGGTGGTCTACAAGTCGTTCACCGGCCAGGAGTGGCGCAACGGCCCCGACGTCCCGTTCACCCCGCCGGACAAGGTGAACAACGCCTGGATCCGCGTGAACGGAAAGCAGGTTCGCAAGAGCGAGTACGAGAAGGACCCGCGCGCGATCAACGCCACGTTCGGCATGCCCGAAGATCTGCGGAGCAAGACGACGAACCAGCTGGTGAACGACGTCGTCGACAAGGTTCGCGACTACTACTCCACGGTGGACCCGGTGACCCGCGAGCGGAAGAGCAAGCCGTTCGGGGAGTGGGTGGAGGGCTGGGCGCGGGTGATCTACGACTTCGACCAGTACTCCATGTGGGGGTTCCTCAAGGAGCACGGAAAGTTCGCGGATGGCACCATCGAGGCGGTGGGGACCATCGAGAACCTCACGTCGCGGCTGCCGCTGTCGTTCTTCCACAGCTTCCTCGGGCGCAGCGACATCAATCCGAAGGCCACGTACTGGGAGATCGAGGGCGGAAGCTGGCGGCTGCCGTACGCGTTTCTCTCCTTTCTGCGCGATGAGATCGTCATGGGGCGGCGGCTGGTGCAGATGGAGTACTGGCACCCCGACCGCGACTGCTCGGGGTGCACGCACGTGGGACCCGACGGCCCGGCCGTATGGATCAAGACGGTGGACGAGCACGCCGACGAGGACCGCGGCGGCAGCCGGCCGCCGCCGGAGTTCCAGGAGTTCACGGGCGACGTGGCCATCGTCACCATTCCCTTCAGCAGCCTGCGCCACGTGATCGTGGACCCGCTGTTCAGCTACAAGAAGGGCAGGGCGGTAATCGAGCTTCACTACGACTCGGCTACCAAGGTGCTGCTGGAGTTCAGCAAGCGCTGGTGGGAGTTCAGTGAGGCCGACTGGAAGCGCGAGATGAACGCCATCCGCCCGGGGCTGTACGAGGAGCACGCGAGTGAGAGCCAGGCGAAGGGAACGGCGCTGCTGGGCGCGGACCCCGACGTGGACGAAACCCGCATCGCCAAGCGCGAAAAGGCGTTCTACGCCGAGCTTCGCCACCAGGAGGCTCCCGACCGCGAGGCCACGCACGTGTTCGGCGGCGGGTCCATCACCGACAATCCCAACCGCTTCATGTACTACCCGTCGCACCCGGTGCCGGGCAGCGACGGGGGCGTGGTGCTGGCCAGCTACAGCTGGGCCGACGACGCCGCGCGGTGGGACTCCATGTCCGACGACGAGCGGTACGCCTTTGCCCTACGCGGCCTGCAGTCGCTGCACGGCCGGCGCATCGAGGTGTTCTACACGGGCAAGGGGCAGACGCAGAGCTGGCTGCGCAACCGCTACGCCTTTGGCGAGGCGGCGGTGTTCACCCCGGGGCAGGTCACGCAGCTTCACCTTCACATCCCCACGGTCGAGGGGCCGGTGCACTTTGCCGGCGAGCACACCTCGCTGAAGCACGCGTGGATCGAGGGCTCGCTGGAGTCCGCCGTGCGCGTGGCTCTCGAGGTGAATGGCGAGGTGAGCGCGTGA
- a CDS encoding N-acetylmuramoyl-L-alanine amidase has product MRPFRVLALAFVAAGVLSACADQPTTPRAAPVAVAGELQLDPIFNHAAVEFGVPVDLLKAVGFAETGWQMVRGEAEFVGQPRAFGVMALRGAHLERGAALAGVSAAEARFRPEANIRAAAAVLASLADELQVNRADYAAWAPAVARYSGIVAPEGQAAYVHEGVYAVLNAGVPADHAGGRATLGARRVAPGFPRPAVAPAPSGPRAGATLSANVVWRPSPNYSSRGSYPVHMVVIHSCESSYSSCWSWLTNSSAQASAHYVVNTTGSEISKLVYESQKAWHVGATYYCSRNNSTDCRWDGVQSNYFTVGIEPAGYASQTSWPSGQIRESAILACQISKRHDVPRDRNHIVSHARLQPYDRTDPGANWPWTDYMSRINTACDAGEALIVDNNNSLNDPAKEKFEIGTGWTQSDNIPEYYGGGYYHAPTAAVSDPATFWFYLPAAATKTVDAWWTDLANRSISAPYLAYNASGTEVGRATANQQVNGGKWNTLGTWSFTAGWNKIQLSRWTADGSYVVADAVRIR; this is encoded by the coding sequence ATGCGTCCCTTCCGTGTCCTCGCGTTGGCTTTCGTGGCGGCCGGCGTGCTCTCCGCCTGCGCCGACCAGCCCACTACGCCCCGCGCCGCGCCCGTCGCGGTGGCCGGCGAGCTTCAGCTGGACCCCATCTTCAACCACGCCGCCGTCGAGTTCGGCGTGCCGGTAGACCTGCTGAAGGCGGTGGGATTCGCCGAAACCGGGTGGCAGATGGTGCGCGGCGAGGCCGAGTTTGTCGGCCAGCCGCGTGCGTTCGGTGTGATGGCCCTGCGCGGCGCGCACCTGGAGCGTGGCGCCGCGCTGGCCGGCGTGTCGGCCGCGGAGGCGCGCTTTCGCCCCGAGGCCAACATCCGCGCCGCCGCCGCCGTGCTCGCCTCGCTCGCGGACGAGCTGCAGGTCAACCGCGCCGACTACGCCGCGTGGGCGCCGGCCGTGGCGCGCTACAGCGGCATCGTCGCGCCCGAGGGGCAGGCGGCGTACGTGCACGAAGGTGTGTACGCCGTGCTGAACGCCGGCGTGCCCGCGGATCACGCCGGGGGGCGCGCCACGCTCGGCGCGCGCCGCGTGGCTCCCGGGTTCCCGCGCCCGGCCGTGGCGCCCGCGCCCTCCGGTCCGCGCGCGGGGGCGACGCTTTCCGCCAACGTGGTCTGGCGCCCGTCGCCCAACTACAGCTCGCGCGGCAGCTATCCCGTGCACATGGTGGTCATCCACTCGTGCGAAAGCAGCTACAGCAGCTGCTGGAGCTGGCTGACCAACTCGTCGGCCCAGGCCAGCGCCCACTACGTGGTCAACACCACGGGCAGCGAGATCAGCAAGCTGGTGTACGAGAGCCAGAAGGCGTGGCACGTGGGCGCCACCTACTACTGCTCGCGCAACAACAGCACCGACTGCCGGTGGGACGGGGTGCAGAGCAACTACTTCACCGTGGGCATCGAGCCCGCGGGCTACGCCTCGCAAACGTCCTGGCCGTCGGGGCAGATCCGCGAGTCGGCCATCCTGGCCTGCCAGATCAGCAAGCGGCACGACGTTCCGCGCGACCGCAACCACATCGTCAGCCACGCGCGGCTGCAGCCGTACGACCGCACCGACCCCGGCGCCAACTGGCCGTGGACGGACTACATGAGCCGCATCAACACGGCATGCGACGCGGGCGAGGCGCTGATCGTCGACAACAACAACAGCCTCAACGATCCCGCCAAGGAAAAGTTCGAGATCGGCACCGGGTGGACACAGTCCGACAACATCCCCGAGTACTACGGCGGCGGCTACTATCACGCCCCCACCGCGGCCGTGTCGGACCCGGCTACGTTCTGGTTCTACCTTCCCGCGGCGGCCACCAAGACGGTGGATGCCTGGTGGACGGACCTGGCCAACCGCTCCATCAGCGCGCCGTACCTGGCCTACAACGCCAGCGGCACCGAGGTGGGGCGCGCCACCGCCAACCAGCAGGTGAACGGCGGCAAGTGGAACACGCTCGGCACGTGGAGCTTCACCGCGGGATGGAACAAGATCCAGCTTTCGCGCTGGACGGCGGACGGGTCGTACGTGGTGGCCGACGCCGTGCGCATCCGGTGA
- a CDS encoding isoprenylcysteine carboxylmethyltransferase family protein: MTILRHAISILLLPVTVVVVIPFLLLRTGDAPGGWGGGAGLDLVSRVAGGVLFGVGFALFAWCLLLFARVGQGTLAPWDPTRRLVAVGPYRHVRNPMISGVATMLLGEVLFWRSGRLALWACAFVLINHTYFLLSEEPGLQRRFGDSYRAYRAHVPRWIPRLRPWRG; this comes from the coding sequence ATGACGATCCTTCGCCACGCGATTTCCATCCTGCTGCTGCCCGTTACCGTGGTCGTGGTCATCCCGTTCCTGCTGCTGCGGACGGGTGATGCGCCGGGCGGCTGGGGCGGTGGGGCGGGGCTCGATCTGGTGTCGCGCGTGGCGGGTGGGGTGCTGTTCGGCGTCGGGTTCGCGCTGTTTGCCTGGTGCCTGTTGCTGTTCGCGCGCGTGGGGCAGGGCACGCTCGCGCCGTGGGACCCCACCCGGCGCCTCGTGGCCGTCGGACCGTATCGCCACGTGCGCAACCCCATGATCAGCGGCGTCGCGACGATGCTGCTGGGCGAGGTCCTGTTCTGGCGCTCAGGGCGGCTGGCGCTGTGGGCCTGCGCGTTCGTGCTGATCAACCACACGTACTTCCTGCTCTCGGAAGAGCCGGGGCTGCAGCGCCGCTTCGGCGACAGCTACCGCGCGTACCGGGCCCACGTTCCGCGGTGGATTCCCCGGCTGCGTCCCTGGCGCGGCTGA